Part of the Streptomyces sp. NBC_01460 genome, CGTCCACACGGGGTGTCCGGCCGTCCTCAGGATGCTGTTCGGCTCGTCGAACCCCGCGGGTTCCGCGGGCACGGTGCGGGTCGAGGTGGCCGACACCAGCTGCCGGCCGCCCCAGCCGCGTCACGCCGCGGGTGAGGACACCGGCGGCCGCGGCCTGGAGCTGGTGGACGGCCTGGCCGACCGCTGGGGCTGGCAGCCGGAGGGTGCCGGCAAGCGGATCTGGTGCGAGGTCGACCGCGGCGGGCCGGTGATGATCCCGGTGGTCCAGGAGCAGTCCGGGGACCGGGCCAGGCTCTGAGGCGATCCCTCAGCGGTCCGTGAGCGCCGACCGGAACGTCCGCCGGTAGACCGTGGGCGACACCCCCAGAGCGGCCTGCACATGCTGGCGCAGGGAGGTGGCCGTGCCGAATCCGGAGCCCCGCGCCACCTGGTCGACGGAGAGATCCGTGGACTCCAGCAGATGCCGCGCCCGCTCCACCCTCTGACGGGCGAGCCACTGACCCGGGCTGATGCCGACCTCCTCGCGGAAGCGGCGGGTGAAGGTGCGCACGCTCATCGAGTCCTGGCTCGCCATGTCGCGCAGCAGGATCGGCTGTTCCAGCCGCCCGAGTGCCCAGGCCCGCGCCGCCGTTGTCGTGGCGAGCCCCGGCTCGGGCATCGGGCGCCGGATGAACTGGGCCTGGCCGCCGTCGCGGTGAGGCGGTACGACGGTGCGGCGGGCGACGTCGTTGGCGACGGCCGTGCCGTGGTCGCGGCGCACGAGGTGCAGGCAGAGGTCGATCCCGGCGGCCACACCGGCCGAGGTGAGCACGTCACCGTCGTCGATGAAGAGGACGTCCGGGTCGACGCGGACCTTCGGGAAGAGCCGCTGGAAGTGATCGGCCGAGGACCAGTGCGTGGTGGCGGGACGCCCGTCGAGATATCCGGCCGCCGCGAGGACGTAGCCGCCGGTGCAGATGGAGACCATCCGGGTGCCCGGCCTGACGTGCGCGAGGGCGGCGGCCAGTTCGCCGGTGAGCCGGCCCTCCTCGTGGACGGGGCCGAGTTCGTACGACGCAGGGACGACGACCGTGTCGGCGGTGGCGAGTGCGGCGGGGCCGTGCTCGACCAGGATGCTGAAGTCCGCGTCGGTGCGGACCGGTCCCGGCGGCCGGACGGAGCAGGTCACGACGGAGTAGAGCTCCTCGGCGGCGGCGGGCACCTCCGAGCTCCGCGCCCGGCCGAAGATCCGCTGCGGAATGCCCAGTTCGAAGGGGATCACCTCGTCGAGCGCGAGGACGACCACGCGGTGGCGCATACGGACTCCCGTTCTCCCGCGGATTGAGTGCTACCGGCTACGGGCTGATAAACGTACCGGTCATGAACGAGAAGCCGACCGTGAGCGCGTCTGTTCCCCCCGGCCTGGCCGTCCGCGCGACGGCCGTGGCAGCGGCACTCGTGACCGTGGCGGCGGGCCTCGGCGTCCGGTCGACGGCGAGCGGGGACGTGGCGAAGTACGCGGGCGACGCCCTCTACACCGTACTGATCCACACCCTCGTGGTCCTCCTGGTGCCCCGGGTGCGGCCGCCCACGGCGGCGGGCGTCGCGCTGGCCGTCAGCTGGGCGGTCGAACTGGCCCAGCTCACGGGCGTACCGGCCGATCTGGCCCGGCGGAGCACGGTGGCACGGCTGGTGCTCGGCTCGACGTTCAACGCCCCGGACCTGCTCTGGTACGCGGCCGGCGCGGTCCTGGCCTGGGCCGTCCACAGCCGGCTGGTGCGCGGGCGCTCCCCCGCGCGCCCCTGAACCCCGGTGGCCCGATCCCTGCGAAGGGTGTCTCCCCAGCCACTCGTCCGGCAGCGGCACGTGGCCGGATGCTGGGCGGCGTGACCCAGACAACCGACGACGCACCGGTCGAGAGCGCTCCTCGAGGCCCCGCCCGCCCGCGGACACGCCGCCCGCGGATCCACCG contains:
- a CDS encoding ATP-binding protein yields the protein MQVLQVQLEVGPDPAEVGRARRWARSRLIGSGLGDDEPLAETLILLISELVTNAVVHTGCPAVLRMLFGSSNPAGSAGTVRVEVADTSCRPPQPRHAAGEDTGGRGLELVDGLADRWGWQPEGAGKRIWCEVDRGGPVMIPVVQEQSGDRARL
- a CDS encoding ribosomal maturation YjgA family protein: MNEKPTVSASVPPGLAVRATAVAAALVTVAAGLGVRSTASGDVAKYAGDALYTVLIHTLVVLLVPRVRPPTAAGVALAVSWAVELAQLTGVPADLARRSTVARLVLGSTFNAPDLLWYAAGAVLAWAVHSRLVRGRSPARP
- a CDS encoding GlxA family transcriptional regulator, with translation MRHRVVVLALDEVIPFELGIPQRIFGRARSSEVPAAAEELYSVVTCSVRPPGPVRTDADFSILVEHGPAALATADTVVVPASYELGPVHEEGRLTGELAAALAHVRPGTRMVSICTGGYVLAAAGYLDGRPATTHWSSADHFQRLFPKVRVDPDVLFIDDGDVLTSAGVAAGIDLCLHLVRRDHGTAVANDVARRTVVPPHRDGGQAQFIRRPMPEPGLATTTAARAWALGRLEQPILLRDMASQDSMSVRTFTRRFREEVGISPGQWLARQRVERARHLLESTDLSVDQVARGSGFGTATSLRQHVQAALGVSPTVYRRTFRSALTDR